The Methylobacterium sp. PvR107 genome contains a region encoding:
- a CDS encoding WD40 repeat domain-containing protein produces the protein MSSSISNPSLTEHVAELEAGAHVVAAHFLTAIPALALSDGTIALSRGGNTVRLTAHPESGILVAASGGDRLVTGGDDGRVVEIRADGAMDQLGLAKGGAWIDAIAVHPDGAVAWSAGRAVVARDAKGRERGFEAPTSARGLVFAPKGYRLGIAHYNGVSLWYPNLETPAEVISWKGSHIDVSWSPDGRFVVSTMQENALHGWRLQPDRGHMRMSGYPGKVRSMSWSSDGHWLATSGAEAAIVWPFDSKEGPTGKAPRECGVRPARVSRVAFHPKAPVLAMGYEDGCILLVRFTDAAELLVRPAVPGSTVTALAWDGRGARLLFGCGDGQAGLLTLPS, from the coding sequence ATGAGCAGCTCCATCAGCAACCCCTCCCTCACCGAGCACGTCGCCGAACTCGAGGCCGGCGCCCACGTCGTGGCGGCGCATTTCCTGACGGCCATTCCGGCCCTGGCGCTCAGCGACGGCACGATCGCCCTGTCACGCGGCGGGAACACGGTGCGCCTGACCGCCCATCCCGAGAGCGGCATCCTCGTTGCGGCCAGCGGCGGCGACCGTCTGGTGACCGGCGGCGACGATGGGCGTGTGGTCGAGATCCGGGCCGACGGTGCCATGGACCAGCTGGGCCTGGCCAAGGGTGGCGCGTGGATCGACGCGATCGCGGTCCATCCTGACGGCGCGGTGGCGTGGTCGGCCGGCCGCGCCGTCGTGGCGCGCGACGCCAAGGGTCGCGAGCGCGGCTTCGAGGCGCCCACGAGCGCCCGCGGCCTCGTCTTCGCGCCGAAGGGCTACCGGCTCGGAATCGCCCACTACAACGGCGTCAGCCTCTGGTACCCGAACCTGGAGACCCCCGCCGAGGTGATCAGCTGGAAGGGCTCGCATATCGACGTCTCGTGGTCGCCAGACGGCCGTTTCGTGGTCTCGACCATGCAGGAGAACGCCCTCCACGGCTGGCGTCTCCAGCCGGACCGCGGCCACATGCGGATGTCGGGCTATCCCGGCAAGGTCCGGTCGATGTCGTGGTCGTCGGACGGGCACTGGCTCGCGACCAGCGGCGCCGAGGCGGCGATCGTCTGGCCGTTCGACTCGAAGGAAGGCCCGACCGGCAAGGCCCCGCGGGAATGCGGCGTCCGGCCGGCGCGGGTCTCCCGGGTCGCCTTTCATCCGAAAGCCCCGGTCCTGGCGATGGGCTACGAGGACGGCTGCATCCTGCTGGTGCGCTTCACCGACGCCGCCGAACTGCTCGTGCGTCCGGCCGTGCCGGGCAGCACGGTCACGGCGCTCGCCTGGGACGGGCGCGGCGCGCGGCTCCTCTTCGGCTGCGGCGACGGGCAGGCCGGGCTGCTGACCCTGCCGAGCTGA
- a CDS encoding RsmB/NOP family class I SAM-dependent RNA methyltransferase: MTPAARCSAAIEVLTDITERRRPAADALKDWGLAHRFAGSGDRAGIASLVYDALRRRSSAAWIMGSDTPRAILIGALRLQQGLAAASVASLFSGERFAPEPLSDAERARLETGTLQDAPPAVAGDAPAFALPELSAALGDDLVPELKALARRAPLDIRVNALRGSREDVMPALAAFEAAPAPHAPQGLRIPIGADGRGPALHVEAEFLDGWYEIQDEGSQLAALLADPRPGETIVDLCAGGGGKTLALAAQTRNGARLIATDGDPRRLAPIHERLRRSGAVAEVRTPRTGKARADVLEDLDGRVDRVVVDAPCTGSGTWRRNPDAKWRLRPGSLALRTAEQAQVLDRAARLVKPGGRIVYITCSLLPAENDAAVAGLVSRWRGRFDVVPSADVLAAGPASLRDAVRITAHGVQMSPLRTGTDGFYVAVIARRG, translated from the coding sequence CTGACCCCCGCCGCCCGCTGCTCCGCCGCCATCGAAGTCCTCACCGATATCACCGAGCGCCGCCGTCCGGCCGCCGATGCGCTCAAGGATTGGGGCCTCGCGCACCGCTTCGCCGGATCCGGCGACCGCGCGGGCATCGCGAGCTTGGTCTACGACGCCCTCCGCCGCCGGTCGTCCGCCGCGTGGATCATGGGCTCGGACACGCCCCGCGCCATCCTGATCGGCGCGCTGCGGCTTCAGCAGGGCCTCGCCGCGGCCTCGGTGGCGTCCCTGTTCTCGGGGGAGCGTTTCGCGCCGGAGCCGTTGAGCGACGCGGAGCGCGCGCGCCTCGAGACCGGCACGCTGCAGGATGCGCCACCCGCGGTGGCGGGCGATGCGCCGGCCTTCGCGCTTCCGGAATTGTCGGCCGCCCTCGGTGACGATCTGGTCCCGGAGCTGAAGGCGCTGGCCCGGCGCGCGCCCCTCGATATCCGCGTCAACGCCCTGCGCGGCAGCCGCGAGGACGTGATGCCGGCCCTCGCCGCCTTCGAGGCCGCGCCGGCTCCGCACGCACCGCAGGGCTTGCGGATCCCGATCGGCGCGGACGGACGCGGGCCCGCCCTCCATGTCGAGGCGGAGTTCCTCGACGGCTGGTACGAGATCCAGGACGAGGGTTCGCAACTCGCAGCGCTCCTGGCCGATCCCCGGCCCGGCGAGACCATCGTCGACCTCTGCGCCGGCGGCGGCGGCAAGACCCTGGCGCTCGCCGCCCAGACCCGGAACGGCGCCCGCCTCATCGCCACCGATGGCGATCCGCGCCGCCTCGCGCCGATCCACGAACGCCTGCGCCGCTCGGGCGCCGTGGCCGAGGTGCGCACGCCGCGGACCGGCAAGGCGCGCGCCGACGTCCTGGAGGATCTGGACGGCCGCGTCGATCGGGTCGTGGTCGATGCGCCCTGCACCGGGTCGGGTACGTGGCGCCGCAACCCGGACGCCAAGTGGCGCCTGCGTCCCGGCAGCCTCGCGCTTCGGACGGCCGAACAGGCTCAGGTCCTCGACCGGGCGGCGCGGCTGGTGAAGCCCGGAGGGCGGATCGTCTACATCACCTGCTCGCTGCTCCCGGCCGAGAACGACGCGGCGGTGGCCGGCCTCGTCTCACGGTGGCGCGGCCGCTTCGACGTCGTGCCGTCGGCGGATGTCCTGGCGGCGGGACCGGCCTCGCTGCGGGACGCGGTGCGCATCACCGCGCACGGCGTACAGATGAGCCCGCTCCGCACCGGCACCGACGGCTTCTACGTCGCTGTGATCGCCCGACGGGGCTGA
- the panE gene encoding 2-dehydropantoate 2-reductase, whose translation MRTLIVGAGATGGYYGARLAESGADVTFLVRPARAEKLAADGLNVRSPLGDLHLPNPPTVTADRLAQAGQFDLVLLSCKAYDLDSALADLAPAVGAETAILPVLNGMSHLDALDARFGAERVLGGSCAIAATVAPDGAIRHMSELCSITYGERDGSRSSRIESVDGLMRGLKFQSRLSDMILLEMWEKWVFLATLAGATTLMRAAIGDIVAAPGGTALIAALHAECTAVAAASGFEPRAVVAERARAQLNTAGSTFTASMLRDMENKGRIEADHVIGDLIARGQRLAPEAPLPVLAAVYTGLKAYEARRARESA comes from the coding sequence ATGCGCACGCTGATTGTCGGGGCCGGCGCGACCGGCGGCTATTACGGGGCTCGCCTCGCCGAGTCGGGCGCCGACGTGACCTTCCTGGTCCGGCCGGCCCGGGCGGAGAAGCTGGCGGCGGACGGGCTAAATGTCCGCAGCCCGCTCGGTGACCTGCATCTGCCGAATCCGCCGACGGTCACGGCCGACCGGCTGGCCCAGGCCGGGCAGTTCGATCTGGTCCTCCTGTCCTGCAAGGCCTACGACCTGGACAGCGCCCTCGCGGATCTCGCCCCCGCCGTCGGTGCTGAGACCGCGATCCTGCCGGTGCTGAACGGCATGTCGCATCTCGACGCGCTCGACGCCCGCTTCGGCGCCGAGCGGGTACTTGGCGGCTCCTGCGCGATCGCCGCGACGGTCGCGCCCGACGGGGCCATCCGGCACATGAGCGAGCTGTGCAGCATCACCTACGGCGAGCGGGACGGATCGCGCTCAAGCCGCATCGAGTCAGTCGACGGCCTGATGCGCGGGCTGAAATTCCAGTCTCGGCTCAGCGACATGATCCTGCTCGAGATGTGGGAGAAGTGGGTCTTCCTCGCGACGCTCGCGGGCGCCACGACCCTGATGCGCGCCGCCATCGGCGACATCGTAGCGGCGCCCGGCGGGACCGCGCTCATCGCGGCGCTCCACGCGGAATGCACGGCCGTGGCTGCCGCGAGCGGTTTCGAGCCGCGCGCCGTCGTCGCCGAAAGGGCCCGCGCGCAGTTGAACACGGCCGGATCGACCTTCACGGCCTCGATGCTGCGCGACATGGAGAACAAGGGGCGGATCGAGGCGGATCACGTGATCGGTGACCTGATCGCCCGCGGCCAGCGGCTGGCGCCGGAGGCGCCGCTCCCGGTCCTGGCCGCGGTCTATACCGGTCTCAAGGCCTACGAGGCCCGTCGGGCGCGGGAATCGGCTTGA
- a CDS encoding peptide ABC transporter permease: MPRAAKSTPIDPALDAAALLRRIGFFGLFVVLPVLAQVARRASVILAPIAVILLIIASVIDRRQRPVRPATSRLLTAPAFLAGMLVVLWSALSLIWTPFLGPAVERLANLVATIGLALLGYLALPDRMRSANLYLLPLGIVAGAIVAIVLGIFGAHMAPSGTEDDGALDRGLVLLILLVWPALAWLRSRRRDREALGLALLVALALTVQPDATQIAALAVGALAFAVTSYRPKLGVTLTATLSALLLAVAPLLPFLARPVGAAILGPLAPAVLSLKSWQKVVTNDPVRLITGHGFETALRGRLVGLLPLNAPTTALFEFWYELGIVGALAAAFALHASIRRAGRDVPALVPGAMGGFASAFTVACLGAGLTAIWWLTTLAIAIVVFVAVERGQFRTSRPKVAKLHRLNTGES, encoded by the coding sequence ATGCCGCGCGCGGCGAAATCTACCCCGATCGATCCGGCACTCGATGCCGCCGCGCTCCTGCGCCGCATCGGCTTCTTCGGCCTGTTCGTCGTGCTTCCCGTCCTCGCGCAGGTGGCGCGCCGCGCCTCCGTGATCCTGGCGCCGATCGCCGTCATCCTCCTGATCATCGCCAGCGTCATCGACCGGCGGCAGCGGCCAGTGCGGCCGGCCACCTCCCGCCTGCTGACCGCCCCGGCCTTCCTGGCCGGGATGCTGGTCGTGCTGTGGTCTGCGCTGTCGCTGATCTGGACGCCGTTCCTCGGCCCCGCCGTCGAACGGCTGGCGAACCTCGTCGCCACGATCGGGCTCGCGCTGCTGGGCTACCTGGCCCTGCCCGACCGGATGCGCTCGGCGAATCTCTACCTGCTTCCCCTCGGGATCGTGGCGGGCGCCATCGTGGCGATCGTGCTCGGCATCTTCGGTGCCCATATGGCGCCGTCCGGCACCGAGGATGACGGCGCTCTGGATCGCGGCCTCGTCCTGCTGATCCTTCTCGTCTGGCCGGCGCTCGCCTGGCTCCGGTCCAGGCGCCGCGACCGCGAGGCCCTGGGGCTCGCCCTCCTCGTGGCGCTGGCGCTCACGGTCCAGCCGGACGCGACCCAGATCGCGGCCCTTGCGGTCGGCGCCCTCGCCTTCGCGGTGACGAGCTACCGGCCGAAGCTCGGCGTCACCCTGACGGCGACCCTGTCGGCCCTCCTCCTGGCCGTGGCGCCGCTGCTGCCCTTCCTGGCACGCCCGGTCGGCGCGGCGATCCTGGGTCCTCTCGCCCCCGCGGTGCTGTCCCTGAAAAGCTGGCAGAAGGTGGTGACCAATGATCCGGTGCGCCTGATCACGGGCCACGGCTTCGAGACGGCCCTGCGCGGGCGTCTGGTCGGGCTCCTTCCGCTGAACGCACCGACCACGGCCCTGTTCGAGTTCTGGTACGAGCTCGGCATCGTCGGGGCGCTGGCGGCCGCTTTCGCGCTCCACGCGTCGATCCGCCGTGCGGGACGGGACGTTCCGGCCCTGGTTCCGGGCGCGATGGGGGGCTTCGCGTCCGCCTTCACGGTGGCCTGCCTCGGCGCCGGCCTGACGGCGATCTGGTGGCTGACGACGCTCGCCATCGCGATCGTCGTCTTCGTCGCCGTCGAGCGGGGCCAGTTCCGCACCAGCCGGCCGAAGGTCGCCAAGCTGCACCGCCTGAACACCGGCGAGAGCTGA
- a CDS encoding DUF3313 domain-containing protein, with translation MQSSPSKVRSLPRIAAGVALLSMVAACGTVLLNDRGSLTRYDRLKSSDQVASASRIYVDQPALAKARTVRIIPTAFHADVAGAAPLTQAERRLIANAADRALCYDLSLKYDIVTSRDADLTVRAQVTRVDPTDLLGAGATIAGSAGVTVASQLGLSFAEGVGRVPIPRVPIGLGSLTVEAEALDRRREQRAAMVWGGAANSFTSQPRFSRASDAYDLAGEFGQDFGFMLATGEDPFTAPNTLPTWDRIRITTLGEAPLDPDCEAFGRAPGIDGMLGDYIGLPPEYTDKGARIPAMR, from the coding sequence ATGCAGTCCAGCCCCAGCAAGGTGCGCTCCCTGCCGCGGATCGCCGCCGGCGTCGCGCTTCTCTCCATGGTGGCCGCCTGCGGCACTGTCCTGCTCAACGATCGCGGCTCGCTCACCCGCTACGATCGCCTGAAGTCCAGCGACCAGGTGGCGTCGGCCTCGCGGATCTACGTCGACCAGCCGGCGCTCGCGAAAGCCCGCACCGTCCGCATCATCCCGACGGCCTTCCACGCCGATGTCGCCGGGGCGGCGCCGCTGACCCAGGCCGAACGGCGCCTCATCGCCAACGCCGCCGACCGGGCGCTCTGCTACGACCTGTCGCTGAAGTACGACATCGTCACCAGCCGCGACGCGGACCTGACGGTGCGGGCGCAGGTTACCCGGGTGGACCCGACGGATCTGCTCGGGGCCGGGGCCACGATCGCCGGCTCGGCCGGCGTGACGGTCGCGTCGCAGCTCGGCCTGAGCTTCGCCGAAGGCGTCGGGCGCGTGCCGATCCCGCGGGTGCCGATCGGTCTCGGCAGCCTGACGGTCGAGGCGGAGGCGCTCGACCGGAGGCGCGAGCAGCGCGCCGCCATGGTCTGGGGCGGGGCAGCCAACTCCTTCACCAGTCAGCCGCGCTTCTCACGGGCGAGCGACGCCTACGATCTCGCCGGCGAATTCGGGCAGGATTTCGGCTTCATGCTGGCGACCGGCGAGGATCCGTTCACGGCGCCCAACACGCTGCCGACCTGGGACCGCATCCGGATCACCACGCTCGGCGAGGCGCCGCTGGATCCGGATTGCGAGGCGTTCGGCCGGGCGCCCGGCATCGACGGGATGCTGGGCGACTATATCGGCCTGCCACCGGAATACACCGATAAGGGCGCCAGGATTCCGGCGATGCGCTAA
- a CDS encoding response regulator: protein MVPFAAAFVCPSLAVLDSAAATILVVEDEPTVCELAAEVLIDEGYRVITAADAWEAEAILARGHIDMLFTDIDLARNTNGLSLARRARSLCPDLPVVYTSGGRASLPAGEAVADSVFLPKPYRPSQLLGLTQNILRVSHLHHA, encoded by the coding sequence ATGGTTCCGTTCGCCGCCGCTTTCGTCTGCCCGTCCTTGGCCGTGCTGGATTCGGCCGCCGCCACGATCCTGGTTGTCGAGGACGAGCCGACCGTGTGCGAGCTGGCCGCCGAAGTTCTCATCGATGAGGGATATCGGGTGATCACCGCCGCGGATGCGTGGGAGGCCGAGGCGATCCTCGCGCGGGGGCACATCGACATGCTCTTCACCGATATCGACCTCGCCCGCAATACGAACGGCCTGTCGCTGGCTCGCCGGGCGCGCAGCCTCTGCCCGGATCTTCCCGTGGTCTACACATCGGGCGGTCGAGCCAGCCTGCCGGCAGGCGAAGCCGTTGCAGACTCGGTGTTTCTTCCGAAGCCCTACCGTCCCAGCCAGCTCTTGGGACTGACCCAGAACATCCTGCGCGTCTCGCACCTTCACCACGCCTGA
- a CDS encoding alpha/beta hydrolase has translation MRLDRRLLLAGLGSAFGLRSAQAEIDGKAQPAPQGAPQEAIRALPRSLPGADLEVIDLWPGDPPGGGSGPDAAGYRYVEGTFGDITRVARPCLLVMRPANANGAAVIVAAGGGYEFIALGNEGVPVGRVLNAAGITVFLLIYRLPAESWGAGPDAPRQDAQRALRLVRSRGTEFGVDPARVGVLGFSAGGHLMGETAVGSALDLYPGVDAVDSQPVRPALAGLIYPVITMRKPFDRTHTRRILVGDEVTPLEMKTYSVDLQVGPETPPTFLVQAIDDPVAVADHPLLMFSALRKARVPAELHLFERGGHGFGLGKPGTPAAAWPGLFLAWIRLHGFLRS, from the coding sequence TTGCGCCTCGACCGCCGACTGCTGCTCGCCGGACTTGGGAGCGCCTTCGGCCTGCGCTCTGCGCAGGCTGAGATCGATGGGAAGGCGCAGCCCGCTCCCCAGGGGGCGCCGCAAGAGGCGATCCGCGCGCTGCCGCGCTCGCTGCCGGGAGCGGACCTCGAGGTGATCGACCTCTGGCCCGGCGATCCGCCCGGCGGCGGCAGCGGACCTGACGCCGCCGGGTATCGCTACGTGGAGGGTACCTTCGGCGACATCACCCGCGTGGCTCGGCCCTGCCTGCTGGTCATGCGGCCGGCCAACGCCAACGGCGCGGCGGTGATCGTCGCGGCGGGGGGCGGATACGAGTTCATCGCGCTCGGCAACGAGGGCGTCCCGGTCGGGCGGGTGCTCAACGCCGCGGGCATCACGGTCTTCCTGCTGATCTACCGCCTGCCTGCTGAGAGCTGGGGGGCGGGGCCGGATGCCCCGCGGCAGGACGCCCAGCGCGCCCTCCGGCTGGTCCGGTCGCGCGGCACGGAGTTCGGCGTGGACCCGGCGCGGGTCGGCGTCCTCGGCTTCTCGGCGGGCGGGCATCTCATGGGCGAGACGGCCGTCGGCAGCGCCCTCGATCTCTACCCGGGCGTCGATGCGGTCGACTCGCAGCCGGTTCGGCCCGCCCTGGCGGGGCTGATCTACCCGGTCATCACCATGCGCAAGCCGTTCGACCGGACCCACACCCGCCGGATCCTGGTGGGCGACGAGGTCACGCCCCTGGAGATGAAGACCTACTCAGTCGACCTGCAGGTCGGGCCGGAGACGCCGCCGACCTTCCTGGTGCAGGCCATCGACGACCCGGTCGCGGTGGCCGACCACCCGCTCCTGATGTTCTCCGCCCTGCGCAAGGCGCGGGTCCCGGCCGAGCTCCACCTGTTCGAGCGCGGCGGCCACGGGTTCGGCCTCGGCAAGCCCGGCACGCCCGCGGCCGCCTGGCCCGGCCTGTTCCTGGCCTGGATTCGGCTCCACGGCTTCCTGCGGAGCTGA
- a CDS encoding M20 family metallopeptidase, producing the protein MLIDAVTLAQQLIRFPSLNPPGLEKDCAAFLAQLLAERGFAVESHAFAEDRPTLVARIPGTGSGKPLCFTGHIDVVPVGTNPWTFPPFAGIVHEGRLYGRGASDMKAGVAAFVAAACNVRADGCRFRHGLTLVITAGEETGCEGAFHVGRERVLGPAGLLIVAEPTSNAPIFAHKGSLRVVVTARGRAAHSSMPEEGQNAVAKAAAWIQTLGAHDFGARHPLLGTTTACVTTIRGGENINSVPDWAEFSVDIRTLPEQDHGQLLDALRTLFGPDAEIRVVTDFPGFSTAIDDPAAASLLALLHERTGLTAEPAGAPYFTDASALVPAFDNVATVVIGPGEAEQCHKTDEHCRIDRIAEAQALYTDLIRRLCIDGAVIEPTARSA; encoded by the coding sequence ATGCTTATCGACGCCGTCACGCTGGCGCAGCAGCTCATCCGTTTTCCGTCGCTCAATCCGCCCGGACTCGAGAAGGATTGCGCGGCGTTCCTCGCGCAGCTGTTGGCGGAACGCGGCTTCGCGGTCGAGAGCCACGCCTTCGCGGAGGATCGCCCGACCCTCGTCGCGCGCATCCCCGGAACGGGCAGCGGCAAGCCGCTCTGCTTCACCGGCCATATCGACGTCGTCCCGGTGGGCACGAACCCGTGGACGTTTCCCCCCTTCGCGGGGATCGTCCACGAGGGCCGGCTGTACGGGCGCGGCGCCAGCGACATGAAGGCGGGCGTCGCCGCCTTCGTCGCGGCGGCGTGCAACGTGCGCGCGGACGGCTGTCGCTTCCGCCACGGCCTCACCCTGGTGATCACTGCCGGCGAGGAGACGGGCTGCGAGGGCGCCTTCCATGTCGGCCGGGAACGGGTCCTCGGTCCGGCAGGCCTCCTGATCGTGGCGGAGCCGACCTCGAACGCCCCGATCTTCGCCCATAAGGGCTCGCTCCGCGTGGTGGTGACGGCGCGCGGCCGCGCGGCCCATTCGTCCATGCCGGAGGAAGGGCAGAACGCCGTCGCCAAGGCTGCGGCTTGGATCCAGACGCTCGGAGCGCACGATTTCGGCGCCCGCCATCCGCTGCTCGGGACGACGACCGCCTGCGTCACCACGATCCGGGGCGGCGAGAACATCAACTCCGTTCCCGACTGGGCCGAGTTCTCCGTCGATATCCGCACCCTGCCGGAGCAGGATCACGGGCAGCTCCTCGACGCGCTGAGGACGCTGTTCGGCCCGGATGCCGAGATCCGGGTCGTCACAGATTTCCCGGGCTTCTCGACGGCGATCGACGATCCCGCTGCGGCATCGCTGCTCGCGCTTCTTCACGAGCGGACCGGGTTGACCGCCGAGCCGGCGGGCGCGCCCTACTTCACGGATGCATCGGCCCTGGTGCCCGCCTTCGACAACGTCGCGACCGTGGTGATCGGCCCTGGTGAGGCCGAGCAGTGCCACAAGACCGACGAGCATTGCCGCATCGACAGGATCGCGGAGGCGCAGGCCCTCTACACGGATCTGATCCGGCGGCTGTGCATCGACGGAGCGGTCATTGAGCCGACCGCGCGGTCGGCTTAG
- a CDS encoding DUF2937 family protein, translating into MFRVFRTLGLALGLLGGVVAAQAPEFAQQYAQRLGGAADELRRQVAVLESDAQASGTTRDGAVDRLRSNPDQLVARRGAAARDDIARLARLNAQQQALATASSPLGRVVAMMRDPDLPVAEAAYHEFSPAVPTTADGLAAGLIGFFAAWGGWRVVSDVGRRVARRRPRTAATAA; encoded by the coding sequence GTGTTCCGCGTATTCCGCACCCTCGGCCTTGCCCTGGGTCTGCTCGGCGGCGTGGTCGCGGCGCAGGCCCCCGAGTTTGCGCAGCAATACGCGCAACGTCTCGGCGGCGCCGCCGATGAGCTGCGTCGGCAGGTGGCCGTGCTGGAATCCGACGCGCAGGCCTCCGGCACGACCCGCGACGGCGCCGTCGACCGGCTTCGGTCCAATCCGGACCAGCTCGTCGCGCGACGCGGCGCGGCGGCGCGCGACGACATCGCCCGGCTCGCCCGGCTGAACGCCCAGCAGCAGGCCCTGGCTACGGCGAGCAGCCCCCTCGGCCGTGTCGTGGCGATGATGCGCGATCCCGACCTCCCGGTCGCGGAAGCCGCCTACCACGAATTCAGCCCGGCCGTTCCCACCACCGCCGACGGGTTGGCGGCCGGTCTGATCGGCTTCTTCGCGGCCTGGGGCGGCTGGCGCGTCGTGTCGGATGTCGGCCGACGGGTCGCGCGCCGCCGCCCGCGCACGGCCGCGACCGCCGCCTGA
- a CDS encoding YoaK family protein, with protein sequence MSRAWQLSIGLLLTGLAGYVDALGFVRLGGLYTSFMSGNTTQFAVFGAETALHRMVLPAMLLLAFLTGAVLGSGLAILAPPRWTTPIVLAYESLLILGGLGLGLESPELGLAAFFVAVAMGSQNAVLAQVKGFRAGTTFVTGALFSLGQKIAQALTRTGDPLGWVGDGLVWLSLLFGAYLGAQAYGIFSLYALIAPAALSGGLALITAILVLRAGPPAKKVPSL encoded by the coding sequence GTGAGCCGGGCCTGGCAACTGAGCATCGGCCTTCTGCTGACGGGGCTCGCCGGATACGTCGACGCCCTCGGTTTCGTGCGTCTCGGCGGGCTCTACACCTCCTTCATGAGTGGCAACACCACGCAGTTCGCGGTCTTCGGCGCGGAGACCGCGCTTCACCGGATGGTGCTGCCCGCGATGCTGCTCCTCGCCTTCCTCACGGGGGCCGTCCTGGGCAGCGGGCTGGCGATCCTGGCACCCCCGCGTTGGACGACGCCGATCGTGCTCGCCTACGAATCGCTCCTGATCCTCGGCGGCCTCGGTCTGGGACTGGAATCGCCTGAGCTCGGGCTCGCGGCCTTCTTCGTCGCCGTGGCGATGGGTTCGCAGAACGCGGTCCTCGCGCAGGTGAAGGGCTTCCGCGCGGGCACGACCTTCGTCACGGGCGCGCTGTTCAGCCTGGGCCAGAAGATCGCCCAGGCGTTAACCCGCACAGGCGATCCGCTGGGCTGGGTCGGCGACGGGCTGGTCTGGCTGTCCCTCCTGTTCGGCGCGTATCTCGGCGCGCAGGCCTACGGGATCTTCAGCCTCTACGCCCTGATCGCGCCGGCCGCGCTCTCGGGCGGACTCGCGCTGATCACGGCCATCCTCGTCTTGCGCGCCGGTCCGCCGGCCAAGAAAGTCCCTTCGCTATGA
- the guaB gene encoding IMP dehydrogenase: protein MARVETASIIEGLTFDDVLLRPAASSVMPTEVNVASRLTRTIPLNLPILASAMDTVTEAPMAIAMAAAGGMGVIHRNLEPAEQAEQVRLVKKYESGMVMNPITIHPDETLADAFEVMKRNRISGIPVVERGPNGSRGKLVGILTNRDVRFATNSAQPVAELMTRDRLITVREGVTQDEAKRLLHQFRIEKLLVVDDHYRCIGLITVKDIEKRVTYPNAVKDEQGRLRVAAATTTGDSGFERAERLIDAGCDVIVVDTAHGHSIKVLDAVARVKQLSNAVQVIAGNVATRDGAQALIDAGADAIKVGIGPGSICTTRIVAGVGVPQLTALMEAVEAAGEADIPVIADGGIKYSGDLAKAIAAGASVAMLGSLLAGTDEAPGEVFLYQGRSYKSYRGMGSVGAMARGSADRYFQAEVNDTHKLVPEGIEGQVPYKGPVGNVLHQLAGGLRAAMGYVGGATIPEFQARAQFIRITNAGLRESHVHDVTITRESPNYPSRT, encoded by the coding sequence ATGGCCCGAGTAGAAACCGCATCGATCATCGAGGGCCTGACCTTCGACGACGTGCTCCTGCGGCCCGCCGCCTCCTCGGTGATGCCCACCGAGGTGAACGTGGCCTCCCGGCTCACCCGCACGATCCCGCTGAACCTGCCGATCCTCGCCTCCGCGATGGACACGGTCACCGAGGCGCCGATGGCCATCGCCATGGCGGCCGCCGGCGGGATGGGGGTGATCCACCGCAACCTGGAGCCGGCCGAGCAGGCCGAGCAGGTCCGGCTCGTCAAGAAATACGAATCCGGCATGGTGATGAACCCCATCACCATCCACCCCGACGAGACGCTGGCCGACGCCTTCGAGGTGATGAAGCGCAATCGGATCTCGGGGATCCCGGTGGTGGAGCGGGGGCCCAACGGCTCGCGGGGCAAGCTCGTCGGCATCCTCACCAATCGCGACGTCCGCTTCGCCACCAACTCAGCCCAGCCGGTCGCCGAGCTGATGACCCGGGACCGCCTGATCACGGTCCGCGAGGGCGTGACGCAGGACGAGGCCAAGCGCCTGCTTCACCAGTTCCGGATCGAGAAGCTGCTGGTCGTCGACGACCATTACCGCTGCATCGGCCTGATCACCGTCAAGGACATCGAGAAGCGCGTCACCTACCCGAACGCCGTCAAGGACGAGCAGGGCCGTCTGCGGGTCGCCGCCGCCACCACGACAGGCGACAGCGGCTTCGAGCGGGCCGAGCGCCTGATCGATGCCGGCTGCGACGTCATCGTGGTCGATACCGCCCACGGCCATTCGATCAAGGTGCTCGACGCCGTCGCGCGGGTGAAGCAGCTCTCGAATGCCGTGCAGGTCATCGCCGGCAACGTCGCGACGCGGGACGGCGCCCAGGCGCTGATCGATGCCGGCGCGGATGCCATCAAGGTCGGCATCGGGCCGGGCTCGATCTGCACCACCCGCATCGTGGCGGGCGTCGGCGTGCCGCAGCTCACCGCCCTCATGGAGGCCGTCGAGGCCGCGGGCGAAGCCGACATCCCGGTGATCGCCGATGGCGGCATCAAGTATTCGGGCGACCTCGCCAAGGCGATCGCAGCCGGCGCCTCGGTGGCGATGCTCGGCTCGCTGCTCGCCGGCACCGACGAGGCGCCCGGCGAGGTGTTCCTCTACCAGGGCCGCTCGTACAAGTCTTACCGCGGCATGGGCTCGGTGGGCGCGATGGCCCGCGGCTCGGCCGACCGCTACTTCCAGGCCGAGGTGAACGACACCCACAAGCTCGTGCCCGAGGGCATCGAGGGGCAGGTGCCCTACAAGGGCCCGGTCGGCAACGTCCTCCACCAGCTCGCCGGCGGCCTGCGCGCCGCCATGGGCTATGTCGGCGGCGCGACGATTCCGGAGTTCCAGGCGCGGGCGCAGTTCATCCGCATCACCAATGCCGGCCTGCGCGAGAGTCACGTCCACGACGTGACGATCACCCGCGAGAGCCCGAACTACCCGTCGCGGACCTGA